From Medicago truncatula cultivar Jemalong A17 chromosome 7, MtrunA17r5.0-ANR, whole genome shotgun sequence, a single genomic window includes:
- the LOC11421403 gene encoding ras-related protein RABA3 — MNQEMNGVEAERPLEKIDYVFKVVVIGDSAVGKTQMLSRFAKNEFCFDSKSTIGVEFQTRTVTINGKLIKAQIWDTAGQERYRAVTSAYYRGALGAMLVYDITKRQTFDHVARWIEELRSHADNSIVIMLIGNKGDLVDQRVVHTEHAVEFAEDQGLFFSETSALSGENVNSAFFKLLQEINKVVSKRSLESNNGKNNIATLKGSKIDIISGPELDITEMKEVPSCSC; from the exons ATGAATCAGGAAATGAATGGTGTGGAAGCTGAAAGGCCACTAGAGAAAATAGATTATGTGTTTAAGGTGGTTGTGATTGGTGACTCGGCAGTAGGAAAGACTCAAATGCTGTCAAGGTTTGCAAAGAATGAGTTCTGCTTTGACTCAAAATCAACCATTGGAGTTGAATTTCAGACTAGAACTGTCACAATTAATGGTAAACTCATCAAAGCTCAGATCTGGGATACTGCTGGCCAAGAAAG GTACAGAGCGGTTACAAGTGCATACTACAGAGGAGCATTAGGGGCCATGCTGGTGTATGACATAACTAAAAGACAAACGTTTGATCATGTAGCTAGATGGATTGAGGAACTACGGTCACACGCCGACAACTCCATCGTGATCATGCTAATTGGTAACAAAGGTGATCTTGTGGACCAAAGAGTGGTACACACAGAACATGCTGTGGAGTTTGCAGAGGATCAGGGCCTTTTTTTCTCAGAGACTTCAGCTTTGAGTGGTGAAAATGTGAACTCTGCATTTTTCAAATTGCTTCAAGAGATTAATAAGGTTGTCTCAAAAAGGTCGTTGGAATCTAATAATGGTAAGAACAATATTGCTACACTTAAAGGATCAAAAATAGATATAATTTCAGGTCCTGAATTAGATATTACTGAAATGAAGGAAGTACCTTCATGTTCTTGTTGA